The following nucleotide sequence is from Salvia miltiorrhiza cultivar Shanhuang (shh) chromosome 7, IMPLAD_Smil_shh, whole genome shotgun sequence.
TTTCAGAGAAAGAGCACGGCCTCGGAATGATAGTCACAAGACCTACAAAAACAGCTTCGACTTGAGCTATGATACCATCATCTCAGCCCTATCCGGTGCTGGATTTCCCCAGACGGACGTAGTCATTGGGCGAGTCGGTTGGCCCACTGACGGTGCTCCAAATGCCACCTCGTCTTTAGCCGAAGAATTCACTAAAGGCTTGATCAACCACCTCCAGAGCAATGCAGCAAAATCTTCCAAGGGCCAAGCTTTGCCAACGGAAATATACATATTTAGCCTTTTAGACGAAGATAAGAGAGGCATAGCTACCGGGAATTTTGAGAGGCACTGGGGCGTGTTCACATTCGACGGCCAAGCTAAGTATCAAGCCGATCTTGGGCAGGGCTCGAGAAAACTGGTGAATGCTCAGGGCGTGCAGTACCTCTCTCCCAGATGGTGTGTGGTGAACAACAACAAGGACTTGTCAAACGCGACTGCACTCGCCTCGGTGGCGTGTGCTGCCGACTGCACTGCAGCGTCGCTAGGTGGTTCGTGCTTCAACCTTAGCTGGCCCGGCAATATCTCTTACGCGTTCAACAGTTACTATCAGCAGCACGATCAAAATGCAGATAGCTGTGCGTTCTCAGGCTTGGGATTGATCACCACCGTCGATCCGTCCGTTGATGCCTGCAGGTTTCCAGTCGGACTCAAGACGTCGCTTTCGATCTCCCTACAAGAATCTGCATTTCTCTGTCGGTTTATATCGCCAACGGTAACTGTTTTGCTGTGGTTGCTTGCTGAAATATGGCCGTAGATGTTGGTTGATGTTCCTTGAGGTTTCATGGTTAATATCTTTCATCATTTTTGTGTGCGAccaaattttcacttgtatctATATTCTGCTTTCTACTGATCAGGTTGCATCATTTTCGTGTAATAtctcaaaaatggtgaaaattttGAGGTGATTAATGCCATTTTTAGTGCAAGAGGCAACGTTGGTTGTCTTAGGACTCAATTCTGATTTTGGGAATGGAATTTTATTATTGGTGAGCAGATATTGTACTAACAATGGATATATAATAGGATTCACGTTTTTGTCATTGTTGATTAGACGGATTGCTAAGTTCGACCGAACTTAACTTACTACATTGTACACTGGcattaatttgtaattttaagaagaaaataaattcaACATAACTTAGTATACAATATTGAACATTATACAAATACCTCATTCGTATCCACTTCGATGTACCAAGAAGAAAGGGTATTTCACTTCTTCCAAGTAGTCATTTCAAAACAAGTCATTCTGATTTTTTGAGCATCATTGATTGCAGATTTTAGTTGTTGAAGACGAGTTATACGACAATCGTTATTTCAGCTTGGGTTATGTTGGTAATGCTAAAATATAATTTGGA
It contains:
- the LOC130992050 gene encoding glucan endo-1,3-beta-glucosidase 9, which produces MPLPNSKPSLISLSFSLLLLLSIPSNVGCIGVNWGTAASHPLPPAKVVELLKANGIGKVKLFDADPLVLQSLSGSKIRVTVSIPNSMLRSLNASLKAAESWVHDNLTRFVSDGASRVLIEYVAVGDEPFLQSYGDQFHPYVVGAAANVQTALLKANLAEKVKVVGTCSFDAFVSETGLPSKARFRPSVNRTMIELLMFLNRHRSPFFVSITPFQSYHDNKNISLDFSLFRERARPRNDSHKTYKNSFDLSYDTIISALSGAGFPQTDVVIGRVGWPTDGAPNATSSLAEEFTKGLINHLQSNAAKSSKGQALPTEIYIFSLLDEDKRGIATGNFERHWGVFTFDGQAKYQADLGQGSRKLVNAQGVQYLSPRWCVVNNNKDLSNATALASVACAADCTAASLGGSCFNLSWPGNISYAFNSYYQQHDQNADSCAFSGLGLITTVDPSVDACRFPVGLKTSLSISLQESAFLCRFISPTVTVLLWLLAEIWP